From the Naumovozyma dairenensis CBS 421 chromosome 10, complete genome genome, the window GCTTTCAAATGAAGATCGATTTCGTCGTATTGTATGAATGAGTTTAATGTATCAAAGAGAGATTTATCTGCTTGAATCAATTCTTGAGCGATATTTAGATTTGGTTTGAATTTGTCTACTGAATCAATTAGTCTTGATAATGCCTTTTCGTAAGTTATTATATCGTCATAAATTCGTACTTCAGATAGTACATCCTTGCTGCTGTCATTGTCGTAGCTTCTGTTGAATTCTGAAGATGACGGTGTACCATTTGTGACTGCTTCTGCTAGTAATGATACTGAGGAGGCTCTAAGATGGTTTGCAGATGTAGTTCTAGTGTTTGGATTAGCAGCAACGGTAGTAGTATCAGCAGCAGTAGTGGTGGTCTCCGTTATGAAATCATTGCTGAACTTAGTAGTATCTTGTAAAGACATGCTGTTTGAGAGGTATAACGGTtctattataataatatatttatctttcttcttaattCGTTTTCCTACAGGATTATAAGTTGGTTTTTAAGCTATTTTTCTGTTCAAACTCATTGGAAAATGGTTAaaacattaatattaacatTAAAGATTACTTTCGCATAAGAACAAAACTATTATGAATTGCATAAAGAGATCAAGATACCAAGTGAAGCATTGAAAAAGAGGGAAGAGCAAGTATATCCAGGATAAGAATGATGTTGCACAGTCTCAAGATAACAAGAAATACAAGGATGTGCGCATTACGATTACCATCCAATAATTATGGAGTCATTACGAGGATGTTAAATACTCGATCATTCCATATTTCAAGGACATCCAGCCTAGCAGCAGTAGCAGCTACAGAGGATGCTAGTGAATCGAAGAGTACGACATCAGGAACAAATATGCCACCTGCAAATGCTACTAAATTGAGTaaagaacaattaaaaaagaGAGAAATAAGAAGATTATCTCAACGTAAACAGCAAGCTCGTCAACCTGCAAACTCTCATCCGTTATATATGGAAGTTGTCGATGCTTTAAGGTTTATTCGAGCAGCTGAAGTTGGTAGACCAGAGGGTCAACAAACTATCACTTTGACTACTTTAATTGTTAGTGAGAAAGGGActtcattattgaatggTAATATGAAATTGTTTCGACCATTAAAGGAGTTGAAGATTGCTGTTTTCAGTACTGATAAGGAACTCTTGGAGGAAGTTAAGAGCCAATTCAATTGTCAATTGGTTGGTGGGAATGAAACTGTAGAGGGGATTAAAGATGGTACTATTCGTGCTAATTTCGATGTGGCATTTGCTACACCTGAAATTGTAccatttattaattctCAATTGGGGAAACAATTGGGACGTCGTGGTATTTTGCCCAATACTAAGAAGGGAACTGTGTCTGATGATTTAGTTACGTTAATGAATGCTAAGATGGGGAATATTCCATTTAAACAAACTG encodes:
- the MRPL1 gene encoding mitochondrial 54S ribosomal protein uL1m (similar to Saccharomyces cerevisiae MRPL1 (YDR116C); ancestral locus Anc_8.268), translated to MMLHSLKITRNTRMCALRLPSNNYGVITRMLNTRSFHISRTSSLAAVAATEDASESKSTTSGTNMPPANATKLSKEQLKKREIRRLSQRKQQARQPANSHPLYMEVVDALRFIRAAEVGRPEGQQTITLTTLIVSEKGTSLLNGNMKLFRPLKELKIAVFSTDKELLEEVKSQFNCQLVGGNETVEGIKDGTIRANFDVAFATPEIVPFINSQLGKQLGRRGILPNTKKGTVSDDLVTLMNAKMGNIPFKQTGNNISIPIGKCYFSDKDILLNIIAARDAFKEALANQKAKRPSILSKTTLSSTHGPGIVIDFV